A stretch of the bacterium genome encodes the following:
- a CDS encoding class I SAM-dependent methyltransferase → MDTGKTKNLIERVITPHGVIWNFLRAIYHFVKSAFRRIAKNGIFLFEGELQMASSEHPLKLGKTLELFNPLSVLDVGCGTGWSIEYLLTRGIDVIGLEGSELAIRKAKHPERIEKCDLRRELNLTRRFDMIWCIEVVEHVHPSHVHNLMRTFVNHSDRVVMSAAKPGQGGEGHFNEQPPEYWIELFAQYGYGYDESSTQILRQLKECYSESMLVFCRKGNLSQQG, encoded by the coding sequence ATGGACACTGGAAAAACAAAAAACCTGATTGAAAGAGTCATCACGCCGCATGGTGTCATTTGGAATTTTCTACGGGCCATCTATCATTTCGTGAAGTCCGCTTTCAGGCGGATAGCAAAAAACGGCATTTTCCTTTTTGAGGGTGAACTTCAAATGGCTTCCAGTGAGCATCCTTTGAAACTTGGCAAGACGCTGGAGTTATTTAACCCGCTATCGGTGCTGGATGTCGGGTGCGGTACTGGATGGTCAATTGAATACCTTTTGACGCGCGGAATCGATGTTATTGGCCTGGAGGGCTCGGAATTAGCAATACGGAAAGCCAAGCATCCTGAACGCATAGAGAAGTGCGATTTAAGACGTGAACTCAACTTAACCCGTCGGTTTGATATGATCTGGTGTATCGAGGTCGTTGAGCACGTGCATCCATCGCATGTTCATAACCTGATGCGAACCTTCGTCAACCATTCTGATCGCGTGGTGATGTCTGCGGCGAAGCCCGGTCAAGGGGGGGAAGGGCACTTCAATGAGCAGCCCCCCGAGTACTGGATTGAATTGTTTGCCCAGTATGGATATGGCTATGATGAGTCCAGTACTCAAATATTACGACAGCTGAAAGAGTGTTATAGCGAGAGCATGCTGGTATTCTGCCGCAAGGGCAATCTGAGCCAACAGGGATGA
- a CDS encoding radical SAM protein: MRILLITPPMVQVNAPYPATAYLAGLLKPTPHTVIQADAALMLALRLFSRSGLQQVAKAMKPRARSRCVRHFLLHVKEYQATIDPIIRFLQGKDPTLAWRIASRQFLPEGPRFQALAEAHAHLAPTLGHMATHDLAIHLASLYLDDVSDAIREGVDAHFELAKYAEKLAASAPSFDGLATALRRKPTLVDRMIDDITAELMQAHRPELVGLTLPFPGNVYAAFRIARHIKKQNPTLPIVMGGGYINTELRSLSDPRVFDYTDFITLDQGEQPLLGIIEHLTNPGNRPPLPRLERTFLRNNNRVCFLPEPQPSLPASRLPSGPVTPLFSGLPLDRYFSLIELPNPMHKIWSCGRWNKLTLAHGCYWHRCAFCDTRLDYIHHYQPTPPDVLISQIEEIIRQTGQTGFHFVDEAMPPALLRKLAQQLLDRNLKITWWGNIRFDKAFSPELASLLAKSGCIAVTGGLESATDRLLTLLDKGFNLNQVTRVTHALSEAGILVHAYLMYGCPSQTIQDTVDSLEYVRQLFESGCIHSAYWHRFALTVHSPIYNAPKKFGIRIPRLPKSSFARNEVPFIDSVKCDHAAMGRGLRKSLYNYMYGVGLDSDLQSWFDTPIPPPSVHTDYVPHQLGS, encoded by the coding sequence ATGCGCATTCTCCTGATCACGCCCCCCATGGTGCAAGTCAATGCGCCCTACCCGGCCACCGCGTATCTGGCCGGATTGCTCAAGCCAACCCCACACACCGTAATTCAGGCAGACGCTGCGCTCATGCTGGCGCTCCGCTTGTTTTCCCGTTCCGGACTCCAGCAGGTCGCAAAGGCCATGAAGCCCCGGGCACGTTCACGGTGTGTTCGCCACTTCCTTCTGCACGTAAAAGAATACCAAGCCACGATTGACCCCATTATCCGCTTCCTCCAAGGGAAGGACCCTACTCTGGCCTGGCGGATCGCCTCCCGCCAATTCCTCCCCGAAGGGCCCCGCTTCCAGGCCCTGGCCGAAGCCCATGCCCATCTTGCCCCAACCCTGGGACACATGGCCACGCATGATCTGGCCATCCATCTGGCCAGTCTTTACCTCGATGATGTTTCGGATGCCATCCGTGAAGGGGTCGACGCCCACTTTGAATTGGCAAAATATGCCGAGAAACTTGCCGCCAGCGCCCCCTCCTTCGACGGCCTTGCCACCGCCTTGCGCCGGAAGCCCACTCTAGTGGACCGGATGATTGATGATATCACCGCTGAACTGATGCAGGCGCACCGCCCGGAATTGGTCGGCCTCACACTCCCGTTCCCCGGCAACGTTTATGCGGCATTCAGAATCGCACGGCATATTAAAAAACAAAATCCGACCCTCCCTATTGTCATGGGGGGCGGCTATATCAACACCGAACTTCGCTCCCTCTCCGATCCTCGCGTTTTCGACTATACCGACTTCATCACCCTCGATCAGGGCGAACAGCCACTTCTGGGAATTATTGAACACCTGACAAACCCGGGAAACCGCCCCCCCCTCCCACGGCTTGAACGGACCTTTCTTCGCAACAACAACCGTGTGTGCTTCCTCCCGGAGCCTCAGCCAAGCCTTCCTGCGTCCCGGTTACCCTCCGGCCCCGTCACTCCGCTGTTTTCCGGGCTTCCCCTGGACCGTTATTTCTCGCTGATCGAATTACCCAACCCGATGCACAAAATCTGGTCCTGCGGCCGCTGGAACAAACTGACTCTCGCCCATGGCTGTTACTGGCATCGCTGTGCCTTCTGCGATACCCGTCTGGACTATATCCACCATTACCAGCCCACCCCGCCGGATGTCCTGATCTCGCAGATTGAGGAGATCATCAGGCAAACGGGCCAAACGGGCTTTCATTTTGTGGATGAAGCCATGCCGCCCGCCCTGCTCAGGAAACTTGCCCAACAGCTCCTCGATCGCAACCTGAAGATTACCTGGTGGGGGAATATCCGTTTTGACAAAGCCTTCTCCCCAGAATTGGCCTCCTTACTGGCAAAATCAGGGTGCATCGCTGTAACGGGCGGACTGGAATCGGCAACCGACCGGCTGCTCACCCTTCTCGATAAAGGGTTCAATCTCAACCAGGTGACCCGGGTCACCCATGCCTTGAGCGAAGCCGGCATCCTCGTCCATGCCTATCTCATGTATGGCTGCCCGTCCCAAACCATTCAGGATACTGTGGATTCCCTCGAATATGTGAGGCAACTCTTCGAATCAGGGTGCATCCATTCGGCCTATTGGCATCGCTTTGCCTTGACGGTCCACAGCCCGATTTATAACGCCCCGAAAAAGTTCGGCATCCGCATCCCCCGGCTTCCCAAATCGAGCTTCGCCCGCAATGAAGTCCCCTTCATTGATTCCGTCAAATGCGATCACGCCGCCATGGGCCGTGGACTCCGGAAATCCCTTTACAATTACATGTATGGGGTCGGTCTTGACTCCGACCTCCAGTCCTGGTTCGACACCCCCATCCCGCCCCCTTCCGTCCATACCGATTATGTCCCGCATCAATTAGGCAGTTGA
- a CDS encoding FHA domain-containing protein → MMPTFMSYRIVILNGEKRGDRLEIGRVPLTIGKGASCDIQLPDPQAGEIHARITSRPTGLQITAAGALPPLLVNKTSVHESELKHGDVIEIGSTRLFVQSQRGAETWDPFARLRQWRKWITIGLPVLLITSIALTLNQCRHQSEALPAPNPAPRRTHTPAATDTNNTDWTVTNVARIVINPAVSLTSTPPEIAEARELFIETRTNNIDQEIEAARQILDFATEYLAEARKLNAQTQAIPETPLPAILLEEAKVSMGLIPPPTDPSLSTNAPSNTASNDATPIQADSLKH, encoded by the coding sequence ATGATGCCGACCTTTATGTCGTATCGCATTGTCATACTGAACGGTGAAAAACGTGGAGATCGGCTGGAGATCGGCCGCGTCCCCCTCACCATTGGCAAGGGTGCCTCCTGTGATATCCAACTGCCCGATCCCCAGGCCGGAGAAATCCACGCCCGGATCACGTCACGCCCCACCGGACTCCAGATAACGGCCGCCGGGGCCCTCCCGCCCCTACTGGTCAACAAAACCAGCGTTCACGAATCCGAATTGAAACACGGGGATGTCATCGAAATCGGAAGCACACGGCTGTTTGTTCAATCTCAGCGCGGCGCAGAAACGTGGGACCCCTTTGCCAGACTCCGCCAATGGCGAAAATGGATAACCATCGGATTGCCGGTCCTGCTTATCACCAGCATCGCGCTGACCCTTAATCAGTGTCGCCACCAGTCCGAAGCCCTCCCCGCCCCCAACCCGGCCCCGCGCCGCACTCACACCCCAGCGGCCACGGACACCAACAATACCGACTGGACGGTCACCAATGTGGCCAGAATCGTGATTAACCCGGCCGTTTCCCTGACCTCAACCCCACCGGAGATTGCTGAAGCCCGGGAACTATTCATCGAAACCAGGACTAATAACATTGATCAGGAAATCGAGGCCGCACGCCAGATCCTGGACTTTGCCACCGAGTACCTCGCAGAGGCGCGAAAACTCAATGCTCAGACACAAGCCATACCTGAAACCCCATTACCGGCCATCCTTTTGGAGGAAGCGAAAGTGTCTATGGGCCTCATCCCGCCGCCCACTGACCCGTCACTCAGTACGAATGCCCCCTCAAACACGGCCTCAAACGATGCCACCCCCATCCAGGCTGACAGTCTGAAGCACTAA
- a CDS encoding glycosyltransferase family 2 protein: protein MREKISACILTFNEERKIARCLESLTWCDEIIVLDSFSTDRTIEICQQYTQNVHQREWRGYVGQRNTVRELAQYPWVLFMDSDEEVSPALREEILQEFEAGPSPFIGYEFPRQVYYLGRWIRHGEWYPDVKLRLFRKDYGRTEGEEPHDKVVVRGPVKRLKHPIWHYTYDDLADHINTLNRFSTITAQHKFAQNEKFFWLDMLTHPIFRFVKGYLLRGGFLDGRHGLAIALMASYGAFLKYAKQWELVIKHKGHFNELPNRDHMKDGFQ, encoded by the coding sequence ATGCGGGAAAAAATATCAGCTTGTATTCTCACCTTCAACGAAGAGCGGAAAATCGCCCGGTGTCTGGAGAGCCTGACCTGGTGTGACGAAATCATTGTCCTCGACAGCTTCAGCACTGACCGCACGATTGAGATCTGCCAGCAGTATACACAAAATGTGCATCAGCGGGAATGGCGGGGCTACGTCGGCCAGCGGAATACGGTCCGGGAACTTGCCCAATACCCATGGGTCCTCTTCATGGATTCCGACGAGGAAGTATCCCCTGCCCTGCGGGAAGAAATCCTCCAGGAATTTGAAGCAGGGCCATCTCCTTTTATCGGCTATGAATTCCCCCGCCAGGTCTATTATCTGGGGCGCTGGATACGGCATGGCGAATGGTACCCGGATGTTAAACTGCGGCTTTTCAGGAAAGACTACGGCCGTACCGAGGGGGAGGAACCCCATGACAAGGTCGTTGTACGTGGCCCCGTCAAGCGGCTGAAGCACCCGATCTGGCACTACACCTATGACGATCTGGCCGACCATATCAACACCTTGAACCGGTTTTCAACCATCACGGCCCAACACAAGTTTGCTCAAAATGAGAAGTTTTTCTGGCTCGACATGCTTACCCACCCGATTTTCAGGTTTGTAAAAGGATACCTCCTGCGTGGTGGATTTCTCGATGGACGTCACGGTCTGGCAATTGCCCTGATGGCCTCCTACGGCGCCTTCCTGAAATACGCCAAACAATGGGAGCTGGTGATCAAACACAAGGGACACTTCAATGAACTTCCGAACCGGGATCACATGAAGGATGGATTCCAGTAA
- a CDS encoding archaeosortase/exosortase family protein, translating into MKETIPIPDKPGKDQRENIFFMLVILAVAVIAYGPLMGGVWEMSARTTQALNAFVLLGVAFGDALLTAMKTAPFRPTIHSHGLLLFGLSCLALAIASGSQVWPFAVLGLCLNVGALLSFCFGRQGVRAFYPALAAFGVIVLMLVLVPQVDEQLRLLAGRVSALVLPLLGIRTELLVQPAPFQVFLVAEKGAGVFNVATECNGLGILMSSVVLSLITTLKRRLPAYGVVLLLAVSIVVGLAFNIVRIVAIALTALRTDLLYSFIHEGIGTAIYLLALLAVWWLNSWGRKRF; encoded by the coding sequence ATGAAAGAGACGATACCCATCCCCGACAAACCCGGCAAGGATCAGCGTGAAAACATTTTTTTCATGCTAGTGATTCTGGCGGTGGCGGTTATTGCCTATGGGCCCTTAATGGGAGGCGTCTGGGAAATGAGTGCCCGGACCACCCAGGCATTGAATGCCTTTGTGTTGCTGGGGGTCGCTTTTGGCGATGCGCTGCTAACGGCCATGAAAACGGCACCCTTCCGGCCGACCATCCATTCCCACGGCCTGCTTTTATTCGGGTTGTCCTGCCTGGCCCTGGCGATTGCCTCGGGGTCGCAGGTGTGGCCATTTGCTGTTCTGGGACTGTGTTTGAACGTCGGGGCCTTGCTGTCTTTTTGTTTTGGCCGTCAGGGAGTGCGGGCCTTTTATCCCGCGTTGGCCGCCTTTGGCGTCATTGTGCTGATGCTGGTATTGGTACCGCAAGTGGATGAGCAGCTCAGGCTGCTGGCTGGCCGGGTATCCGCCCTGGTGCTTCCCCTGTTGGGGATCCGGACTGAATTGCTGGTCCAGCCGGCCCCTTTCCAGGTGTTCCTGGTCGCGGAAAAGGGCGCAGGAGTGTTCAACGTGGCCACGGAATGCAATGGCCTGGGGATCCTGATGTCCTCGGTGGTGTTAAGCCTGATTACCACCCTCAAGCGCCGCCTGCCCGCCTATGGCGTGGTGCTGTTGCTCGCCGTATCCATCGTGGTCGGGCTGGCTTTCAATATTGTCAGAATTGTGGCGATCGCGTTAACCGCTCTGCGTACCGACCTTCTGTACTCCTTTATCCATGAAGGAATCGGTACGGCGATCTACTTGCTGGCCTTGTTGGCGGTATGGTGGCTGAATAGCTGGGGCAGGAAAAGGTTTTGA